From a region of the Campylobacter anatolicus genome:
- a CDS encoding DUF4857 domain-containing protein, producing MRILNFIIMGIFALILSYFLPVFINLFMPLNYSFERVRYSPVIDEFIYSNTNRKDNTKSFKIIGGNEISEDKFLELQPFTNYYVLIQKGKFPQKFKMYENNTSLIVKNSQFLNLKYASNKAKYPDLYVLIEPDELYGRLKYAPFLIRLGSKNGFDVINTDINKIDKNLSENLNKAFLDEGFKLPAKAFFSNPSLMKEFDEGAFVVDSTNTIFHLKFNDNKFWIKNTNITKPNIIKMVISENKRREFYALVITSNEIGLLSYDYKFINLPNDEYEPFKANLNLAISPVDKVLSFTTKEQIKTYVMDLDYNVIKQNTTQLTPPTSSRELKAYVLPFELSIVQDDYAYEFKFINFSAKSVFISVLLAFGFFAYNLAFKKRKAFADSVFIAIFGIYGLIAEIFYGIKKEYK from the coding sequence ATGAGAATCTTAAATTTCATCATAATGGGCATTTTTGCTCTGATTTTAAGCTATTTTTTGCCTGTTTTTATAAATTTATTTATGCCACTTAACTATAGCTTCGAACGCGTAAGATACTCACCTGTTATAGATGAGTTTATATACTCAAATACAAATCGTAAAGACAATACAAAAAGCTTTAAGATCATCGGCGGTAATGAGATTAGTGAAGATAAATTTTTAGAGCTTCAGCCATTTACAAATTACTATGTTTTGATACAAAAGGGTAAATTTCCACAAAAATTTAAGATGTATGAGAATAATACTTCTTTAATCGTAAAAAATTCGCAATTTTTAAATTTAAAATACGCTTCAAACAAAGCAAAATACCCTGACCTTTACGTATTAATCGAGCCTGATGAGCTTTATGGCAGACTCAAATACGCACCATTTTTGATACGATTGGGCAGTAAAAATGGCTTTGACGTGATTAACACAGATATAAATAAAATAGATAAAAACTTAAGCGAAAATTTAAACAAAGCATTTTTAGATGAGGGCTTTAAACTACCAGCGAAGGCATTTTTCTCTAACCCAAGCTTGATGAAAGAATTTGATGAAGGTGCATTTGTAGTCGATAGCACAAACACGATATTTCACCTTAAATTTAACGATAATAAATTTTGGATAAAAAATACAAATATCACAAAGCCAAACATCATAAAGATGGTCATAAGCGAAAACAAAAGGCGTGAGTTTTATGCTCTTGTAATAACGAGCAACGAGATAGGACTACTTAGTTATGACTATAAATTTATAAATCTTCCAAATGACGAATATGAGCCATTTAAAGCCAATTTAAACTTAGCCATTTCTCCTGTGGATAAAGTTTTAAGCTTTACAACAAAAGAGCAGATAAAAACTTATGTTATGGATTTAGATTACAACGTGATAAAACAAAACACAACACAGCTTACGCCACCTACGAGCTCTCGTGAGCTAAAAGCTTATGTATTGCCATTTGAGCTTAGTATCGTCCAAGATGACTATGCTTATGAATTTAAATTTATAAATTTTAGTGCAAAAAGTGTTTTCATATCGGTTTTATTAGCATTTGGGTTTTTTGCTTATAATTTGGCTTTTAAAAAGCGTAAAGCCTTTGCGGATAGTGTTTTTATAGCGATTTTTGGAATATATGGCCTTATCGCAGAAATATTTTATGGTATAAAAAAGGAATATAAATGA
- a CDS encoding ABC transporter ATP-binding protein translates to MNIIECRNLTHFYGNKKIYENLNFNVERGKVVGLLGKNGVGKSTTINILMGFLRPQSGSCKIYGQHADELTPQMKAKIGLLYEGHVCYDYLSIAQIERLYATHYGNRWKKDLYYELIAKMGVSEKQKIHTLSCGQRSQVVLGLIFAQDPELLILDDYSMGLDTGYRRLFVEYLSEFIKDGKKTVLMTTHIVSDLHHLIDDIIVLRREKEPYCATLSDFRDKFKGYSLEKSVDLSQISNIQNVLSLKNENQIFGFFDEPISGAKELNLDFEEAFLGLVGRY, encoded by the coding sequence ATGAATATAATCGAGTGCCGTAATCTAACGCACTTTTATGGCAATAAAAAAATATATGAAAATTTAAATTTTAACGTCGAGCGTGGCAAAGTCGTCGGATTGCTCGGTAAAAACGGTGTTGGTAAAAGTACGACGATAAATATCCTTATGGGATTTTTACGCCCACAAAGTGGTAGCTGTAAAATTTATGGACAACACGCCGATGAGCTGACACCACAAATGAAAGCCAAAATCGGACTTTTATACGAAGGACACGTATGCTACGACTATCTTAGTATAGCTCAAATCGAACGCCTTTATGCTACACACTACGGTAATAGATGGAAAAAGGACCTTTACTACGAGCTGATCGCCAAAATGGGCGTAAGCGAAAAACAAAAAATTCACACTCTATCGTGCGGACAACGCTCTCAGGTGGTTTTAGGGCTTATATTTGCCCAAGATCCAGAGCTACTTATACTTGATGATTACTCTATGGGACTTGACACTGGATATAGACGGCTTTTTGTCGAGTATCTAAGCGAATTTATAAAAGATGGCAAAAAAACGGTTTTAATGACAACACATATCGTAAGCGATCTACATCATCTCATCGATGACATCATTGTTTTAAGGCGTGAGAAGGAGCCATATTGTGCTACTTTGAGCGATTTTAGAGATAAATTTAAAGGCTACTCACTTGAAAAAAGCGTAGATCTAAGCCAAATTTCAAATATACAAAATGTTCTAAGCTTAAAAAATGAAAATCAAATTTTTGGCTTTTTTGATGAGCCTATAAGCGGAGCAAAAGAGCTTAATCTTGACTTTGAAGAGGCCTTTTTAGGGCTTGTGGGGAGATATTGA
- a CDS encoding energy transducer TonB, which translates to MVNFAKRYNNAISFSLSLALHSVFFGFGLYATKNNILMADRHETTKVMSIKLSQISNNNSQDELQASQKQAEQSILAQAVQEVKPPNYEPEPIIEDIKEIKEVIKTQDKIVKDVVKKPILKKPKPKKQLEIVKKTCKDHNEPSRKASTPASQSVANNETVNDGGSKQSGVLDANKQATAKTILGEVQAAILKHKTYPKRAKDGDMKGKIFARFKLKGYCEFEILEITKGSGYAFLDRHTLNIITNACKDFPFEAIGMDIMLPINFNLYKH; encoded by the coding sequence ATGGTAAATTTTGCAAAAAGATATAACAATGCGATATCGTTCTCGTTATCGCTTGCTTTGCACTCGGTATTTTTTGGATTTGGATTATATGCTACAAAAAACAATATACTTATGGCAGATAGGCACGAAACTACAAAAGTTATGTCTATAAAACTGTCTCAAATCTCAAATAACAATAGTCAAGACGAGCTTCAAGCCTCACAAAAACAGGCAGAACAAAGTATCTTAGCCCAAGCCGTCCAAGAGGTAAAACCACCAAATTATGAACCAGAACCCATCATAGAAGATATCAAAGAAATAAAAGAGGTCATAAAGACACAAGATAAGATAGTTAAAGATGTAGTTAAAAAGCCGATTTTAAAAAAGCCAAAGCCAAAAAAGCAGCTTGAAATTGTTAAAAAAACGTGTAAAGATCACAATGAGCCATCAAGAAAAGCTAGCACTCCAGCCAGTCAAAGCGTGGCAAATAACGAAACCGTAAACGACGGAGGCTCAAAGCAGTCAGGGGTCTTAGACGCAAATAAACAAGCTACCGCTAAAACGATACTTGGTGAAGTTCAAGCTGCAATCTTAAAACACAAAACATATCCAAAACGTGCAAAAGATGGCGACATGAAAGGTAAAATTTTTGCTAGGTTTAAGCTAAAAGGATACTGCGAATTTGAAATTTTAGAGATAACAAAAGGGAGTGGGTATGCATTTTTAGACAGACATACGCTAAATATCATAACAAACGCATGTAAGGACTTCCCATTTGAGGCTATCGGCATGGATATAATGCTACCTATAAATTTTAACCTATATAAACATTAG
- a CDS encoding TonB-dependent receptor plug domain-containing protein: MSYKKQNEKCSNKILFLIATLLYVMHLSATDTTQYELEEINVDANTTKLSNDGVLTKTDSFGGKNIITRELIDATPARNGDITSLLRGNPSVKFSNSNKRSTTMGEIDPADISINGAQYYQNNFMIDGMNINNDLDPSGNKGYSHRNANNIWNPISSASQGMSIDSDFVESIDVYDSDISAKYGSFTGGVVDAKTRNPRAGFHGKISMSHTRDSWTKYHINNEESTNGNTADDFKNSADASNQPYFKKYTTRLNLEGFLTDDLGFLFGYTNTRSTIPLKTYASTSTNGNYVNQISKQRRNIDNYFLKTLWYATDRLTITPSITYAPQTAKVYRKLAKDSFMDQTSGGLTLNLKTDYDLDFMKINQQISYSKLETSRDSANQYSNSWKYSDAKDWGVPTGNSFEGAFGDINQEQKTINYNLDLEFNEFEALWAKHKFITGFEIKRQDVFYEIPKEFTAAGQPRSLNGNNCEAGDPYCSKDSSFGGNGQYLAYLQVYGPGKVWLKTTSWAYYLEDKINIGNLTIRPGVRISGDDYMDKKTIAPRFSTSYDIFGDDSTIIAFGRNRYYGRNMFSYVLTDGRLSLVKYYRRTQPTISSWNQEGSGVNDTYFRQLDIPYDDETSYSITQQFADFTLGVKYIDRKARDIVTRSRANAVGVTCDTTNGYSRACYTYSNNGWRDTKTWNVTLKNTKSLKIYNTDHNIEIAYSNLKQKRNASVYSSSIDEDIINNNKIVYYDGKLINYNELPVNDFADPWVLTATTVSHIPQANLTISNFLNYRGSTDATARTGTQRINGNSYDKYEKVKLGKRYTWDMRINYTHKLPKDITAFINLDITNILDRVNKAQTATTTSTAVAYEAGRQFWLEAGLKW; the protein is encoded by the coding sequence ATGAGCTATAAAAAGCAAAATGAAAAATGTAGCAATAAAATTTTATTCTTAATCGCTACTTTACTTTATGTAATGCATCTAAGTGCTACTGATACAACGCAATATGAGCTAGAAGAGATAAACGTCGATGCCAATACAACAAAATTATCTAATGATGGAGTTTTAACAAAAACCGATAGTTTTGGTGGCAAAAATATAATTACTCGTGAGCTTATAGACGCCACTCCTGCTAGAAATGGCGACATAACAAGCCTACTTCGTGGCAATCCAAGTGTAAAGTTTTCAAATTCAAATAAACGCTCAACAACTATGGGCGAGATAGATCCAGCTGATATAAGCATAAATGGAGCACAATATTATCAAAATAACTTTATGATAGATGGTATGAATATAAACAACGATCTTGACCCAAGTGGCAACAAAGGATATTCTCACAGAAATGCAAATAATATCTGGAATCCTATCAGCTCAGCATCTCAAGGTATGTCTATAGATAGTGACTTTGTAGAGAGTATAGATGTATATGATAGTGATATAAGTGCTAAATATGGTAGCTTTACAGGTGGCGTGGTAGATGCTAAAACTCGCAATCCACGAGCAGGATTTCACGGTAAAATTTCTATGTCGCACACAAGAGATAGCTGGACGAAATATCATATAAACAACGAAGAGTCCACAAACGGCAACACAGCTGATGATTTTAAAAACTCTGCAGATGCATCAAATCAACCATATTTTAAAAAATATACAACACGTTTAAATTTAGAAGGATTTTTGACCGATGACTTGGGATTTTTGTTTGGATACACAAATACTCGCTCAACAATACCACTTAAAACTTATGCGTCCACTTCAACAAATGGTAATTATGTTAATCAAATATCAAAGCAAAGACGAAACATTGATAATTATTTTTTAAAGACCCTTTGGTATGCCACAGATCGTCTTACTATAACCCCAAGTATAACCTATGCACCACAAACTGCAAAGGTGTATCGTAAACTTGCAAAAGACTCATTTATGGATCAAACATCTGGTGGTTTAACATTAAATTTAAAGACCGATTATGATCTTGATTTTATGAAGATAAATCAACAAATAAGCTACTCAAAACTAGAAACATCAAGAGATTCGGCAAATCAATACTCAAATTCTTGGAAATATTCAGACGCTAAAGATTGGGGCGTACCCACAGGTAACTCTTTTGAGGGAGCCTTTGGCGATATAAATCAAGAACAAAAGACAATAAATTATAATCTAGATCTAGAATTTAATGAATTTGAAGCACTCTGGGCTAAGCATAAATTTATAACAGGCTTTGAGATAAAAAGGCAAGATGTTTTTTATGAGATACCAAAGGAATTTACAGCTGCTGGCCAACCACGCTCACTTAATGGTAACAACTGCGAGGCTGGTGATCCATATTGCTCAAAAGATAGCTCATTTGGTGGCAATGGACAATATCTTGCATATCTACAAGTATATGGTCCAGGAAAAGTATGGTTAAAAACAACTTCTTGGGCTTATTATCTAGAAGATAAAATTAATATAGGAAATTTAACTATAAGACCGGGTGTTAGGATAAGTGGTGATGATTATATGGACAAAAAGACAATTGCACCAAGATTTAGCACCAGTTATGATATATTTGGAGATGATAGTACTATTATTGCCTTTGGACGAAATAGATATTATGGTAGAAATATGTTCTCTTATGTATTAACCGACGGTAGGCTTAGCTTAGTAAAATACTACCGCAGAACCCAACCAACAATATCATCTTGGAATCAAGAGGGAAGTGGCGTAAATGATACATATTTTCGTCAGCTTGATATACCTTATGATGATGAAACCTCATATAGTATAACTCAACAATTTGCAGATTTTACGCTCGGCGTAAAATATATAGATAGAAAAGCTAGAGATATAGTAACTCGCTCACGTGCAAATGCCGTTGGCGTTACTTGCGATACGACAAATGGCTACTCAAGGGCGTGCTATACATACTCTAATAACGGTTGGAGAGATACAAAAACTTGGAATGTAACTCTTAAAAATACAAAGTCACTTAAAATTTATAATACAGATCATAATATTGAAATAGCTTATAGCAATCTTAAACAAAAGCGAAATGCAAGCGTTTATAGCTCATCTATCGACGAAGATATAATAAACAATAACAAAATAGTATATTATGATGGAAAGTTAATAAACTACAACGAACTTCCAGTAAATGACTTTGCAGATCCTTGGGTGCTAACAGCAACAACAGTCTCGCATATACCACAAGCAAATTTAACAATATCAAATTTTTTAAACTACAGAGGTAGCACAGATGCCACAGCAAGAACTGGCACACAAAGAATAAATGGCAATTCGTATGATAAATACGAAAAGGTAAAACTAGGCAAAAGATACACTTGGGATATGCGAATAAACTATACACACAAACTTCCAAAGGATATAACGGCTTTTATAAATTTAGATATTACAAATATATTAGATAGAGTCAATAAGGCACAAACTGCTACAACAACTTCAACAGCAGTTGCATACGAAGCTGGTCGTCAGTTTTGGCTTGAAGCTGGACTTAAATGGTAA
- a CDS encoding putative transporter gives MFSSFFKSKKWALWAYAGLFFLLFSLYTQTQMTVMINEWYKEFYDMLGDVKKHTIDDFWSSIYKFAKIAFPYVLLATITAYFTRIWAFKWREAMTFEYVAYWRNVKRDIEGSSQRIQEDIYRFAKIVESLGLQIARAMMRLFAFLPILWGLSDKVVLPYLKDIQGSLVWVALVVSLGGLIISWFVGIMLPGLEYNNQKVEAAFRKELVYGEDDKQNHAQVETLTELFTGLKFNYNRLFLHYGYFDIWLNFFSQLMVIVPLLIMGPGIFAGVITLGIMMQVNNAFSQVRNSFSVFLNNWTTITELRSIHKRLKEFEINIEYKA, from the coding sequence TTGTTTTCATCATTTTTTAAAAGTAAAAAATGGGCATTATGGGCTTATGCCGGACTTTTTTTCTTATTGTTTTCACTCTACACGCAAACGCAAATGACAGTTATGATAAACGAGTGGTATAAAGAGTTTTATGATATGCTTGGCGATGTAAAAAAACATACCATTGATGACTTTTGGAGTAGTATCTATAAATTTGCTAAAATCGCCTTTCCTTACGTGCTCCTAGCCACTATAACTGCATATTTTACGCGTATTTGGGCATTTAAGTGGCGTGAGGCTATGACGTTTGAGTATGTAGCGTATTGGCGTAATGTTAAAAGAGATATTGAAGGTAGTTCTCAGCGTATCCAAGAAGATATCTACCGCTTTGCAAAGATAGTTGAGAGTCTTGGACTGCAAATAGCTCGTGCTATGATGAGGCTATTTGCATTTTTACCGATACTTTGGGGGTTAAGTGATAAAGTCGTGTTGCCGTATTTAAAAGATATTCAAGGTTCACTTGTCTGGGTTGCACTTGTTGTTAGTCTCGGCGGACTTATTATATCTTGGTTTGTAGGTATTATGTTGCCTGGACTTGAATATAATAATCAAAAAGTTGAAGCTGCTTTTAGAAAAGAGCTAGTTTATGGTGAAGATGATAAGCAAAATCACGCTCAAGTTGAGACACTCACTGAGCTATTTACTGGACTTAAATTTAACTACAATCGTCTATTTTTACACTACGGATATTTTGATATATGGCTAAATTTTTTCTCTCAGCTTATGGTTATAGTCCCACTTCTTATCATGGGTCCTGGGATTTTTGCTGGTGTTATAACGCTTGGCATTATGATGCAAGTAAATAACGCATTTTCGCAAGTTCGCAACTCATTTTCAGTATTTTTAAACAATTGGACAACTATCACGGAACTACGCTCTATCCATAAACGTTTGAAAGAATTTGAGATAAATATAGAGTATAAAGCCTAA